A segment of the Arachis hypogaea cultivar Tifrunner chromosome 5, arahy.Tifrunner.gnm2.J5K5, whole genome shotgun sequence genome:
aaaaatatatatgagaaataaactattaaagaCAATTAAGTAAATTTATGAATTTTAGGAATTAATGAGGATGCCCCGGGAGAATTTTGCTCCCGTCTCTATCTCCGTAAATAAAATTTTTCGCAAATCAATCCTCATTTGGAATGGTTCCTATAAAAATTTTCGTATCTCGAAAAATTTTGCCATCCCTAACTCATATTTTGGTTAATGATTAGTGTTTCACTCATTTAAGGACCATTTCTAAATTAAAGTAtgcaaaatttaaactttaattgtaaaaattagaCCATCTTTCTCCTGGCAAATTGAAGAACTAGTCATCCGTTTGTTAGCAGAATTGACCTTGCATAAGAACATGTGAGAACCGATTTGAACCTTCAAGGTTTATAAAAATCAGTGATCTGGTTGATTTTTAAAAACCAAACTAGGTCAaagttttactcttttttttttagaaaaatccttttcaatatgatatcgtttaaatagaaaaaaatatattattttcatctttaatgttaaaactaaaatttaaaattatttctaatatttttaacgatatatttaagtctctaatattttaaaattattacattATTATTCTACTGTCAGCTCTATTAAAAATTCTATAACGaacctattaaaaaaaaaatctataacgATGATATATGCGTGGATGATATAATCCACAGTAGAAAACTAATTTCATATTACTTTTAGCGAAAAATAAaacactaaataaataaaaaaataacactaacATATCAGGAAAGGAAATATATTTTGGATTTTGTATTGGTagtgttatttttattgatttatgtatttttatatttttttattagttagtaATATGAAATCTATTTGTAACGTGTACggatttatatctattatagaaTTGTTAACAAAGTTAATAATAAGATAATGTTATAATAgttttaaaacattaaaaatttaaatataatatttaaaataaaaatattacaaaatcgttaaaaattattatttttaattattaatttatttttttaatctaataatctaATAACATATCCTAGTCTATTATTCATATTCTAACCTAAAAATATATTCAGGCCCAAAACAAATAAAAGTCCACTCAAGAGAGCTGGCATCATTTATACCTACCCGACCTCGTAGAAGTCGGACGCGACAACAATAATTCAGTTCTACTTCTCTAACTAACTCCTAAGATATCTCCTATTTATTTAGAAGGGGGATCTCAACAACTCTCCTAAAAAAAGGAAACAGTAATCCACCATAAAAGATGGAACTACACTAAGGCttgatttggtaaaattttttgaagaggtgcttgtactttttaaaagctcaagctccttattttgtgtttggtaaatcaaacaGACAATGTGCTTGTACTTGCAACTTTTAAAAGATTGGGGTACTTTTAAAAGCACCTAAgatagagcttttcaaagttggcttgtgcttttcaaaattcaaaaatctaatataacctcgtatgttaactaattttcaaatttaatacttacatttatgtctattatagtatttttaaattttaaaagctattttaccagatgcaattgttgttgcttgtgtttattgaaaactatttttaatttgatttaccaaactttaatgctataatttttaaaaggccatcttttaaaaattagctTTCATAAGCTAGTTTtgaaaagtaaaagctttaccaaactaaacctaaaggtggttatttattctattataaataTACTAACATCCTCAGATATATTCAGgacccaatctactaaaaacctacatTAAACCCttgttaacttaagcatcagaatcCGTTACAAGTATCACCCCCTACTTCCTCACGAGGAACTTGGACGGCGGCATTTCGGTACAAGTAGAAGTCGGACGCTACCCTAAAGGGAGTTTGGATCTCACATTCAGGTCCAAAAGCAACCTCGTTTTAGGTAACCCAcaaaacattggcgccgttgccaaagACCTGGAAGTTTACACCCCACCATGGCGGACAATCAGTTCGAAGACGGACACACAACATCCGAATCAGAACCCGAACCTCAAAACAATGACCGAGCACTCATGATACCTCTGCGACATGATAGAGCAAGTGGTCCTAATTAGAAGGGAACATCAGGAAACCCCCTGCCTAGGAGAATTAATTCAAAAATACATCCCTTAGAGAATGAAGAACTCCTGCATCCAACATAAATTATGGGACTTGTACATGGGCACCATGGTCGATTAGAGCAACTTGAGCGAGAGACCGAGCGATAAATGGAAGCTGAAAGAGACTTGTGAAAGGAGGTGCGACAACGAAGAGAGCTAGAAGAAAAGCTCTTGAGATTAGAAGCTGGCCTTCGAAATCGGAGCAACCATGCAGATCAGGAGGAAAACCCTCTTGGAGGAGAAGATATATTCATATAAGAGATCATGTGGGTTAGGGTTCTTAGGAACTTTAAAAACCCCGACATAGACCTATATGACAAAATGACCGACGCAAGACACCACCTTAACAATTTTAAAAGTCGAATGTATTTGGCTTATGCGTTTGATGCAATCCGTTGTAAAATTTTTCCGACAACGTTAACCAaagcggcgatgaagtggtttgatagctTACCACCTAGGTCAGTAACTTGTTTTGACAACATTGCAAGAAAGTTTTTCACCCACTTTttaattcagaaagataaagtcaAGCATGCTCCTAACATTCTAAGGGTTAAACAAGAAGTCGGAGAAACTCTCCGAGTTTATATGGAATGATTCAACAAATCTTGTTTGGAGACTTAAAATTTACCTAAAGAAGCAATGACAATGGGTTTAGTTAACGGCCTTAGAGAAGGGCCGTTGCTCAATCTATATCCAAGCGACATCCAACCTTTTtgtacgaagtacaagaacgacggaaaagtacatcaacatggaggagaatttcTGACTTAGCGAGCCAACTCCAAAGCAAAAACTTCCTTATCAAGctcgagataaagataaagaagcaAAGAAAAAGGATGAACACAATTCAGACAAGCCTCGAAGATACCATAATTACATCCCCACTCCAGTTTCTCTTGTCGACATCTACAAGGAGATTTGCCACACTGAAAAACTTCTCCccctcatctcatcaagaacaagaAAGTTGAAAGTCAGACGGAATAATGTGAGTATCACAAATTATATAGACATTTCACCAATGATTgctatgatttgaaaaacatgatAGAGAAACTTGCCAGAGAAGGTCAGTTAAAAAGATACTTCACAGAAAGATCGAACAATCCAGGAAAAAGGAAGAGGGGTGATGAAGACAGGGGTCGATGAGATCGGCCAACCCAAACCCCTGATAGGCACATCCACATGATAGTTGAAGGATGTGCAGGAGGAGGGGTAACTAAGTCTTCTCGTAAAAGACATCTAAAAGAAGTCTACCAAGTTGGTGAATAATGCGAAGTTTCTGATTTACCCACAAtctcattcaccaaagaagacgctcAAGGAATAACCCCTGGCCATAACGATCTTGTCGTAATTACAAGGATACTAGCCAATGCAAACCTCCAAATAACTCTGGTAGATCAGGGGAGCTCGGTCGACATATTATTCAAACCTACTTTTGACAAGCACATGTTAcaagaaaaagaattaagagcTTATCCCGACAATCTTTTCGGTTTAAGAGACATGCCCATTCGACCTCTTGGCTTCATCTCCTTGCATACCACTTTTGGTAAAGGTTTGAAGTCTAAAACTTTGagtatagactacattgtggtcgacgtggcATCGGCCTACAATACCTTGATAGATCGGACAACTTTGAACAGATTAGCTGGGGTCATTTTCACTCTTTCCCTGCATAAAATTTCTGACTTCAGAGGGAATCGCTACCATAAGAGGAGATCAGAGGTTGGCGTGAAAATGTTATAATGAAAGCTTGAATCTACGAAAAAGTGTTAAGGAAAAAGAAGTCAACACCATTGAACTGGGTGGTGTCTGAGCACGAGAAGAGCTACGAGCTCAACTTGGTGGAAAGACTGAAGAGGTTTACATCGGAGATCAGGCAGAAAAAGCAAGCATAGGAGCTAACCTGgataagaactgaaaatagatcTTGTTAAGCTCTTACAACAAAATTCTAACATCTTTGCTTGGTAAACTTCCGACATACCTGAGATACACCCCGACCTCATGAGTCACAAGCTCGCTATCTACCCGAGCTCAAGACCTGTTCAACAAAAGTGACGAAAGCTCGGGCCCGAAAGAGCACAAATCGTGGTATATGCACATTAAGCAACTTTCGACGCATATAAAAACCTAAATCCATAGTTGCTATTTTCACTACTTCACTTTCAGGAAATGACATGTAACATCAACTTTGAGCATGCTTAAAACAAATCATGAATTCATCAATTAACTCCCAATCATCGTGCTTCAAAGCTACTAAATAAGTGATTGTTacatttaattcccctttataaaATTAGGAATGAAAAGCACTCTCCAACTGTGCCCAAGTTACAATCGAATAAGCCTGAgatttgaaaaccaagtaaaagcaTTCTtccttaaaaaagaaagaaaaaaatttcattttcaaattttcatcatttaCTAAATTGCGTAATTCAACCATATATTGAGTGATATGCTTAGTAGTCAATCCACCAACCTCTCCAGCAAACTTTGTTATTATCTTATGATTTTTTACACTCCTAGGTACTTCTGCCATTTGTACGACGGCAAGAAATGTAGAAAAAAAAGTATGGTCGATTCATAAAACCCACATTGAATCCAACCCTATTGAGAACATCTTCGACAATTCTCGTAACTTGATAAAGTTCACCGTGTTGATTAACTCGCATTCGAACCAATACTTCATTTGCATTCTGATTGCGTCGAACTACTCGAGGGATCTCTTCACCCAAGTGTATATTTTCATCCCTATTTCTAGCCATGTTCTCTAAATCTTCTGGGTTTACTTCAACATTTTGTCAATCATCTTTGTCATAGTCAACAATTCGGACAATCCGCTTGACTTGTCTAGCAAGTCGTTCAAACTTTATCTCGTGATCAGCCATTATGGGATTCAAGATAATAGTCATCCGTTGAGTTAATAAATTGACCAAATCATGATGACTTTCATTGACATGCTATCGAAATGTCACCATCGAACCCTTGCTATTCAATGTTGTATCTACCTGATAATCAGAAACAAACTCAGGATGTTGTAAAGGTAGTTGATTACTAACTACCCCTGATGTACTCCCAAATTGAATTTGAGGCCCGTAACCACCCATTGGTGGAGTATAACCTAGAGGGAGGCCGAAAGGAGGCTAGCCTACAGTTACTGGCAGTTGCGTTTGTGTTGGAGCAATTTGTGGATGTGGATAGGGATGGCAAAAGCCCCGGCGGAGTGGGTATCTGCGGGGATTTACCCACTGGGGGCAGATATGAGGATAGTTTTTTACCCGTGGAGATGGGAGACGGATACCCGTATAATAAATGGAGTGGGGATAGAGGTCCCTGCCCCGTGGagacccatatatatatatatatatatatatatatatatgaggggAGGTGGAAACCATAGCCGCTGTTACTCACACTTCACAAACCCCAAATCCCTCAATCCTTCTTAATTCTGAAGCCTCAAATGGACAAACCCCATCCTGCTGAACCACGCATGGAGCCATGGACGGCCACCTCCGACCCCCAATCCTTCACCACTACCTCCTAGTCTCCCACCTCAGTCTCTCTCCCTCACCACCACCTCTCAGTCTCTCACGCATTGTGGATCTCAGTCAAGACACCGTCAGGCCACGCACGCCGGCACACTATAGCAGGGAGCCCGTTGTCTTCGCCGTCGTTGTGTCTTCTTGTCATCGCGAGTTTGGCCGTGTCATTTGGTCGGGTCTTCTCGTCGTCGTCCTCTGGGTCATCTGGTTACCTCTTTGCGTCTTCTCGTGGTCGCCGGCCGTCACCTGTTCTCCGTCGAGTAAGTCACAGAACTCTGAAATCTTTATTGTTTGCTTTCATTTTGAAGGATTTGTTATAATTTCTGTGAGTTAGGTTAagcataatttatattttttatgctgAGTTATTGAGTCTGGTTTCTATGATTCTGAAATTCTTATTGTTTTACTTTGATATTGATTTTTTGATGTTGAGTTATTGAATTTGATTCCTATGATTCTGATTTTTCATTGTTTGCTTTGATTTTGAAGgatttgttatattttttgtgaGTTAGTttaagtataatttatatttttgatgCTGAGTTATTGAGTCTGGTTTCTATAATTctgaaattcttattatttgattttgattttgattttgattttctgatATTGAATTTGATTCCTATGATTCTGAATTTTTCATTTGATTCCTATGATTatgaaattttcattatttacttTGATTTTCTGATGttataattgttgaatttttgaatcTGATTCCTATGATTCATTATTTGTTGAATCTTTTTTATGTAGGATTTAAGTAAGTTGGAATCTACCATCACTACCATTACGAGATGAAAGGAGGATTGAAAATTATGTTTTTACAATATAATAAACTTTGTTTGGTTGTTTACGGATAtgttttgttatttatatttgttgattattgttaTTTAAGTCTTTAAAGATTATGAAAATTATGTTTGTAATGAAAATTgaagattatttttaatttttcctaatttcttcatttttttaatttttattagtttttacaaAAATTCGCGGATATCCGCGGAGATCCAGGTCACCCGGCGGATATAGGGTCCCGTTACCCGTCACGGGGATAGGGCGGGAACAGGGATTGGGGCGGGAGGCGGGGCGCATGTCCCCTCCCCCATGGGACTCGTTGCCATCCCTAGGCGTGGATTATGCCCACTATTCCCAGCAGGTGATTGCTAACCGTCGCATTCTCTTCCAACATACTACCTTTCATATGTGATGTTAATTTTGCAGAAGTTTGTGCAACTATAGGAACATTATTATTTATGGATAACCCACTATTGGTATTAGAGATTTCGTTCGCCATATGTATAATCCTTCCACTTCTAAGTTGCATAAACTAAATCATCACAAAAATTTTTTGACACACTTTCTCAAAATTGTCCCGCCGGACGTGCCAATTTGTTATGCAGATTTTTAGCAAATCTAGGTTGGTTTGATATCTAATGATTTGgaagcgaaacctactcctcttatGAGTACCAATTTCGAATTGTACATCAAAATGTCCCAATTTTAGATgaataaagaagagaaaaaaatattcaaaatgtaAATGGAATTTAAATGACTTGAAATTGAAATTACAGAACaaagtaaatgacttaaaattaaatcaaagcaataaaatacCTTCAACAAAAGTCAAAGAACTTTGAATTCAAAAGATAATATAGAAAtgttaaagagaaaaaaaggctttgcaagaaagtaaatttgcagaaatGGAAAGATTACAAGAAAGTTAAAGAAATTTAAAAGCTCTTTGCAAACTCGAAAAGTCGTTGGAGATGTGAGTATGCGAGAGTGTTTTTTGAAACTGAATTTCAACTCCAATTTCTTTCAAGTTATGTCTATTTATAGCCATCTTCAACCAATTAGATTTTCTTCACGTGCTCCTTATACAAGGAAATCAAACATAACTGCTCCCGCTATAACAAGTATGATAACCATCTTCAACTGCCGTAATTACTGGCCTATCCATTGCTTCGATCACgaacttttattttcatttatattttcaatcaatctagcttattcattgatgattttttttatcacttttaaGCACTTTTTCGACgtaggcttggtttggtaaagctttttaaagaggtgcttgtgctttttaaaagtttaagctcctcattttgtgtttggtaaataaaaaagatcatgtgcttgtgcttgtagtttttaaaagatcggggtacttttgaaagcacctagaaTAGAGCTTTTTAAAGTTagcttgtgcttttcaaaatttaaaagtctaatataacttcatatgttaactaatttttaaatttaatgcttgcatttatgtctattatagtatttttaaatttaaaaagctattttaccaaataGAATTGATGTTGCTTATGTTTATTAAAAGCTATTTTtgatttaatttaccaaacataaatgctacaatttttaaaaagcaatcttttaaaagttaacttttataagttacttttgaaaaataaaaattttaccaaactaagccatAGTCTATACAAATGCCTTTGATTTGCTGGtcatcaaattattatttttagccaACACTAAACTTTTACTCCatcttcattttaaaattttggatcTTTATCCTCATCTCTTTTTTtataaagtaattttattttttattcttatatatattttcgtATATCTTTGAGATATTAagatatatatatgaatatatatgaattttcattcatttataattaaaatttatttttgataataaaaaaataatttatataattatttaattatatttttttaaatatacatataaaattattttatattaataatatattatatttatataaacataaaaatacatATGAAGAATAAGTTACATTGAGataaaaaacatataattaaaatatactatctCATTATGTACTCCATGTAAAAATACTAgtatttctctatttttattgTCCGAATATTTCCTTTTTCTCGGTCTCTTGTTCCAAAAGGGCCACGACTTTAAACATGATTCAGGTTAATTTACATGACTCTCCACAATTGGAAACTTTTCATAAAATTTCAGTGTCTTTTGTCTTTGACTTTAATTATAATTAacggtataaaatattttatataattatttaattatattcgttattttaaataattatttatataattaatataaaaaataattatttttattaatttaatattatataattaaatatgtgaacataattattttatatacagtacattaaaattaaatttttaatttttacaatatattaattaaaaactgaattcttttataaaaatattgagaGTCATAATATGTGAATCATAAAGagtcatagttttttttttactttctaaatgtatttattttttattttatattttttatttattattaaaataaataaataattttaaatataataaatatataattataaatattaagttaaataGAATAACTTTGTGTTATTAGCATTATTGTTCTTTTAAACTAttaattattctaaaaattaaataaatataatcatatgtgacaaagaaaaacatataattaaagaagaaacaacaataataaaagtaGGAGTTTGACAGGGGAAGAGACAAGTGCAGGTGGGATAATCTTGTCTCGTGGATTTCCGATAGAAAACAAAGGAGATCTCTCGCCAGATATGGATCCTCAGAATCTGTCACCTTTCAACCTATAAAGCAAAAGCAACTTCCCCTTCTCTTTCTCAACCAACTCCTCTTTAGTCTTTCTCTGCTTTTCTTCCCAACACACTCTCCGTCTctcctttctcatttttcttcaaAGGAATATTCTCTTCATCGGAGATGGCAGCTGCCGCCGATCTTTTCATTCAGCGACTGCCTGAAGTGTCCGCGCGTGAGCTTCACGTCCTTGCCGTTGATGACAGCCATGTTGATCGCAAGGTCATTGAACGGTTGCTCAAAATCTCTTCATGCAAAGGTAACAAAATTCGTTGtagttgtttttattttattttcattccttGGATTAAAAATTCTGAACTCTAAAGCTTATTGGAACTTGGTTTTAATTTTGCAGTGACAGTTGTGGACAGTGGAACTAGAGCTTTACAGTATCTAGGGTTGGATGAAGGAGAGAAAAATAGTTCAATTGATTTTGatgtaagcaaaaaaaaaaaaaaaaaaagaacaaaggcTTTAAAATTGTGTTACTCttaatgaattgaattgaattccaccaTGAAAGTGttgcttattttttttcatttgtttgACAGGGCATGAAGGTTAATCTGATAATGACTGACTATTCGATGCCGGGAATGACAGGATTTGAACTCCTAAAGAAGATCAAGGTGAGAATCTATGCTGTTATATTGTTTTTGTATGGATTATAAAAGGGGATTTTGAATCTTTGACTGTTAATGTTTACCAATTTATGTTTGTTTAAGCAGGAATCGTCGATATTTAGAGAGATTCCGGTGGTGGTGATGTCTTCTGAGAATATCTTGACCCGAATTGATAGGTAAATAACACCTTCACCTTGTTTTGTTCTAGCTAagcatggtttagggtttaatgatGGTGTTTGTTAATTTCTAGCTGGTTTATAATGATCTAGAATTGTAAAAAATTGAATTCTATTACTCTTTTTGTGGAACATATGTATATGTATGTGTATATAGAACGCAGATCTCTAATTGTGAAAAAGATGTATATTTGGATGATTAGATTAGTTCAAATTACATTATATTCCTTATATTTTCCAATTCAGGTCTGCTCAAACAAAAAATTGCTTGATGTAAAGATGCAAATCTTCCACAAATACAACAATTATAACATTAACACCCTTGTGGGGATCCAGAATTTAGAAATGATAATCGGGAGGAAAGGGTGTCAAAGTTTCTAAGATCCTTTGATATGATAGCCACTTAGGTTTAGGCTGGCATGGCAGTTTGGTTGGGTTGGGGTTAGTGCTAACAAGACATGAGGATAGCATAATAACTTGTTAAACTGGCTAATTTTGAAACTTTTAATAACAACACTAAAAAGTTGAAATTTTCAATGCTTTTCTATTTAGTAAATCTTCTACAAAAATGCTTGGTGTACAtaaaaaatcagccaccaaattAGCTatcatatatttgtgtatatatatacatgtgctatttaactttttttcactctgtattttatattttaatatgtattttatattggtaggtaatttagtgattgattttttaTGTAGTTGAACTGTCTATCCTAGGTAGGGGCACTTGTTGGctagattaaaaatttaaaatatcaaccCAAGAGTAAGGTCTAAAGGAATTCTGGGATTGCCAATTATGCTAGGCTGGCAGCAGTTATTGTTTCTCGGTCAAAACAATAATTCACTAGACAACACATGGCCAAATATGATTTTCCCGGGATTTGAGGTTATTGACATTATCACACCCCATGTCCTTGATTTTGCAAGCAATCTTGCAAAGATCATTCAAGTGATACAAATGGATATCTAAAGCATTGAGTAACATGCTGCCCTTAATTGGCAATTTTGACCTCAATGATTGAAGCAGCAGGATCAAATACTGATTCTGACTTGTCTGCTTGTCCACACAGATTATCGGCAACAATTATTGTCATtgcaatataattaataattgccATATATAATTGAAATTTTTGTTGCTTG
Coding sequences within it:
- the LOC112802581 gene encoding two-component response regulator ARR5, whose product is MAAAADLFIQRLPEVSARELHVLAVDDSHVDRKVIERLLKISSCKVTVVDSGTRALQYLGLDEGEKNSSIDFDGMKVNLIMTDYSMPGMTGFELLKKIKESSIFREIPVVVMSSENILTRIDSCLEEGAEEFLLKPVKLSDVKRVTDFIMRGEGMKGGKRSQKRRRSDDCVPSLTTELSPLSPSTLASKKSKL